Proteins from a single region of Streptomyces vinaceus:
- a CDS encoding glycosyltransferase family 2 protein, with protein sequence MRRIARAPWELLKRTFGWLVLFEARNKVLLAPSALRLKRFEDAETARLAAVLGSPPSALVATVIATHRRPEALRAAVRSTLAQSVADQVVIVVDDGAGLPELPQDPRLFAVSLARNTATAGVVRNVGIRLTRSRYVAFLDDDNLWEPDHLEQAVAVLEPPGGPEAVYTALRRVLPDGSERDVLSVPFDRRRAAHEAFLDTNAFVARRTRSLYFSRLRRTPEVLPREDWELVRRYARRHEVRHVPRATVRYLVNPESFYTAWDGHAPTG encoded by the coding sequence ATGCGCCGCATCGCGCGGGCCCCCTGGGAGCTGCTGAAGCGGACCTTCGGCTGGCTGGTGCTCTTCGAGGCCAGGAACAAGGTCCTGCTCGCCCCCTCCGCCCTGCGGTTGAAGCGTTTCGAGGACGCCGAGACCGCCCGGCTCGCCGCCGTTCTGGGCAGTCCGCCGAGCGCCTTGGTCGCCACGGTGATCGCCACGCACCGGCGGCCCGAGGCGCTGCGCGCGGCGGTCCGCTCGACCCTGGCGCAGAGCGTCGCCGACCAGGTGGTCATCGTGGTCGACGACGGCGCGGGGCTGCCGGAGCTCCCGCAGGATCCAAGGCTGTTCGCGGTGTCGCTGGCACGGAACACGGCCACCGCCGGCGTCGTGCGCAACGTGGGGATACGGCTGACCCGCTCGCGGTACGTGGCCTTCCTGGACGACGACAACCTGTGGGAGCCCGACCACCTGGAGCAGGCCGTCGCGGTGCTGGAGCCGCCCGGCGGGCCGGAGGCGGTGTACACGGCGCTGCGCCGGGTGCTGCCCGACGGCTCCGAACGGGACGTGCTGTCCGTGCCGTTCGACCGTCGCCGGGCCGCTCACGAGGCCTTCCTCGACACCAACGCCTTCGTGGCGCGCCGCACCCGGTCCCTGTACTTCAGCCGGCTGCGGCGCACCCCCGAGGTGCTGCCGCGCGAGGACTGGGAGCTCGTACGGCGCTACGCGCGCCGCCACGAGGTCCGCCACGTCCCCCGGGCCACGGTCCGCTACCTGGTCAACCCGGAGAGCTTCTACACCGCCTGGGACGGGCACGCGCCCACCGGGTGA
- a CDS encoding oligosaccharide flippase family protein, protein MTGTGAGVRTPAGTPPEPAPEAPSLGRKVGSAARWSLVNTVVMRLGNFATGIVLARFFLGPEAWGVYGIAQTVLLVLLSANELGVSLAIVRWEGDPRRFAPTVLTLSVASSCLLYAVLFAAAPAVARVLGSPEASGILRVMCVCVVLDGLSQVPAGFLTREFAQGRRMAIDAVNFVLSTGVTLLLAVQGWGAMSFAWGSVAGNAAALLGCCLAAPGTLRFGWDREQAKALLRFGLPLAGASMLALGVVNVDTMVVGSALDQLALGFYVLAFNISGWPVRIISEAARRVSFAGFSRLADSPGALAGGFGRALGVVMTGTVPLCVLLAALASPIVGLVYGDRWLPAAAALPWLMALGLVRIGCELAYDCLVAIGRRRSLIGVQGLWLVVLVPALVIGAGAGGIVGVAQGHVLVACVVVVPVFLFALHRGGVGLGTVARACAWPFLGGAVMAAVVLGLERLVGDGVLALLATGAAGTLVYVVCVLPSRGFLRGSARAAG, encoded by the coding sequence GTGACCGGGACCGGCGCCGGGGTCCGGACTCCGGCCGGAACCCCGCCCGAGCCTGCGCCCGAGGCGCCGTCGCTGGGGCGCAAGGTCGGCTCCGCCGCCCGGTGGAGCCTGGTCAACACCGTGGTCATGCGCCTCGGCAACTTCGCCACCGGCATCGTCCTGGCCCGCTTCTTCCTGGGCCCCGAGGCCTGGGGCGTGTACGGGATCGCCCAGACGGTGCTGCTGGTGCTGCTCTCCGCGAACGAGCTCGGCGTCTCCCTGGCCATCGTGCGCTGGGAGGGCGATCCGCGCCGCTTCGCCCCGACCGTGCTGACCCTGAGCGTGGCCTCCAGCTGCCTGCTGTACGCCGTCCTGTTCGCGGCGGCCCCCGCCGTGGCCCGGGTGCTCGGCTCCCCCGAGGCCTCCGGGATCCTGCGGGTGATGTGCGTGTGCGTGGTCCTCGACGGGCTCTCGCAGGTGCCCGCCGGGTTCCTGACCCGGGAGTTCGCGCAGGGCAGGCGGATGGCCATCGACGCCGTCAACTTCGTGCTGAGCACCGGGGTGACCCTGCTGCTGGCCGTACAGGGGTGGGGCGCGATGAGCTTCGCCTGGGGTTCCGTGGCCGGCAACGCCGCCGCCCTGCTGGGATGCTGCCTCGCCGCGCCCGGCACCCTGCGGTTCGGCTGGGACCGGGAGCAGGCGAAGGCGCTGCTGCGCTTCGGGCTGCCGCTCGCCGGGGCCAGCATGCTCGCCCTCGGTGTCGTCAACGTGGACACCATGGTGGTGGGTTCCGCCCTGGACCAACTGGCCCTCGGGTTCTACGTGCTCGCCTTCAACATCTCCGGCTGGCCGGTGCGCATCATCTCCGAGGCGGCCCGCAGGGTCTCCTTCGCCGGGTTCTCCCGGCTGGCGGACTCGCCGGGGGCGCTGGCCGGGGGGTTCGGCCGAGCCCTGGGCGTGGTGATGACCGGGACCGTGCCGCTGTGCGTGCTGCTGGCCGCCCTGGCCTCGCCGATCGTCGGGCTGGTCTACGGGGACCGCTGGCTGCCCGCGGCCGCCGCGCTGCCCTGGCTGATGGCGCTCGGTCTCGTACGGATCGGCTGCGAGCTGGCGTATGACTGCCTGGTGGCCATCGGCCGGCGCCGCTCGCTCATCGGCGTGCAGGGGCTCTGGCTGGTCGTCCTGGTCCCGGCCCTGGTGATCGGCGCCGGCGCGGGCGGGATCGTGGGCGTGGCCCAGGGGCACGTCCTGGTCGCCTGCGTCGTCGTGGTGCCCGTGTTCCTCTTCGCGCTGCACCGCGGTGGGGTGGGCCTGGGGACCGTGGCGCGGGCCTGCGCCTGGCCCTTCCTCGGCGGGGCCGTGATGGCCGCCGTGGTCCTCGGCCTGGAGCGCCTCGTGGGTGACGGCGTCCTCGCGCTCCTCGCCACCGGCGCCGCGGGCACGCTCGTGTACGTCGTGTGCGTCCTGCCGAGCCGCGGCTTCCTGCGCGGCTCGGCGCGGGCCGCGGGGTAG
- a CDS encoding chain length determinant protein, with translation MDLAEIWRVMRRRWYVLLPGLLLTAALVAGVYVLVPVEYRSQSTVTLLNSKKATVAFDGNPFLSTQASLTGMADGLARNLNSDDSRADLKARGVTGEYEAKIADNAQGPFMWLSVTGTDPAAVLKSDQVFTAYAEKRLQEFQVQQSVTPEAMIRMATIVPPQKPEAQTKTRLQYLIMAGALGFVLSLVATFFVEARRRRSDKPGRHRPAAAESAGSDGEPDAAGSGASGSRTARASAGASP, from the coding sequence ATGGATCTCGCGGAGATCTGGCGGGTCATGCGCAGGCGCTGGTACGTGCTGCTGCCCGGACTGCTGCTCACGGCCGCACTCGTGGCAGGGGTGTACGTGCTCGTCCCGGTGGAGTACCGGTCGCAGAGCACGGTGACGCTCCTGAACTCGAAGAAGGCCACGGTGGCCTTCGACGGCAACCCCTTCCTGAGCACCCAGGCCTCGCTCACCGGCATGGCCGACGGCCTGGCCCGCAACCTGAACTCCGACGACTCCCGGGCCGACCTCAAGGCCCGGGGCGTCACCGGGGAGTACGAGGCGAAGATCGCCGACAACGCGCAGGGGCCCTTCATGTGGCTGAGCGTCACCGGTACCGATCCGGCCGCCGTCCTGAAGTCGGACCAGGTCTTCACCGCGTACGCCGAGAAGCGGCTCCAGGAGTTCCAGGTCCAGCAGTCGGTGACGCCCGAGGCCATGATCCGCATGGCGACGATCGTCCCGCCCCAGAAGCCGGAGGCGCAGACCAAGACCCGGCTCCAGTACCTGATCATGGCGGGGGCGCTGGGCTTCGTCCTGAGTCTGGTGGCCACGTTCTTCGTGGAGGCCCGGCGCCGCAGGTCCGACAAGCCGGGCCGGCACCGGCCCGCGGCCGCCGAGAGCGCCGGTTCCGACGGGGAGCCCGACGCCGCCGGCTCCGGGGCGAGTGGCTCCCGTACCGCCCGCGCGTCCGCCGGAGCCTCGCCGTGA